One window of the Pseudarthrobacter sp. ATCC 49987 genome contains the following:
- a CDS encoding response regulator — MTDIRVLVVEDEPIAAAAHAAYVGRLEGFTLAGSAPDGQSALRLMTDFAAAGTPVELVLLDMNLPDLHGLDIARRMRAAGLFADIIAITAVRELTIVRSAVATGVVQYLIKPFTFATFADKLTSYRLFRQQLASPAAGQAGPGASQSDVDQAFASLRAPSELPLPKGLAVSTLESVQDFMKRQSGAVSASEVMDALGMSRVTARRYLEYLADAGTVSRTARYGAPGRPENEYRWTRAGA, encoded by the coding sequence ATGACCGACATCCGTGTACTCGTCGTCGAAGACGAGCCCATTGCGGCGGCAGCCCACGCCGCCTATGTCGGCCGGCTGGAGGGATTCACGCTGGCCGGCTCCGCCCCGGACGGACAGTCCGCGCTCCGGCTGATGACGGACTTCGCGGCGGCGGGCACCCCGGTGGAGCTGGTGCTGCTGGACATGAACCTGCCGGACCTTCACGGCCTCGACATCGCCCGGCGCATGCGTGCCGCGGGGCTGTTCGCGGACATCATCGCCATCACCGCAGTCCGGGAACTGACCATTGTCCGCAGCGCGGTGGCCACCGGGGTGGTCCAGTACCTGATCAAGCCGTTCACCTTTGCCACCTTTGCGGACAAGCTCACCAGCTACCGGCTCTTCCGGCAGCAGCTGGCCTCCCCCGCCGCCGGACAGGCCGGTCCCGGTGCGTCGCAGAGCGATGTGGATCAGGCCTTCGCGAGCCTGCGGGCCCCCTCGGAGCTGCCCTTGCCCAAGGGGCTGGCCGTGTCCACCCTGGAATCGGTGCAGGACTTCATGAAGCGGCAGTCCGGGGCAGTGTCGGCCAGCGAAGTGATGGACGCGCTGGGCATGTCCCGGGTGACCGCACGGCGCTACCTGGAATACCTCGCCGACGCCGGCACCGTCTCCCGGACGGCACGCTACGGCGCGCCCGGGCGGCCGGAGAACGAATACCGCTGGACCCGGGCGGGGGCTTAG
- a CDS encoding acetate--CoA ligase, translating into MVTKNYRDSYTRSLDTPEAFWLEAAGKISWTTPPQHALDSSRAPLYGWFPDGVLNTSYNALDRHVEEGRGGQDALIYDSAMLGMQKRYTYAELTDLVARFAGVLRRQGVGKGDRVVIYMPMIPEAAIAMLATARLGAVHSVVFGGFAPKELAARIRDAAPAAVVTASGGIEPSRRIEYLPAVKEALALAGTPDTPVLVKGREGFASSVADHAGWLDWEAEMATAAPAAPVDVKATDPLYILYTSGTTGAPKGVVRDNGGHAVALSWTLENIYDIGPGDVMWTASDVGWVVGHSYIVYGPLLAGATTVIYEGKPVGTPDAGAFWRVIQDHKVNVLFTAPTALRAIRKADPEAALLGQYDISSLRTLFAAGERLDTDTFHWASRILGVPVVDHWWQTETGWAICANPRGLDGLPIKAGSPSVPMPGFKLNIVDGSGDDVEAGTEGNIVLALPLPPGTLTTLWGDDERYISSYLQAFEGYYATGDSGYRDEDGYLFVMGRTDDIINVAGHRLSTGAMEQVIGQHPAVAECAVIGLADPLKGQRPSGYVVLKSGVDVPEEILVKDLIALVRRDIGAVADFKHVTVVEALPKTRSGKILRKTMRQIADGEDYVVPSTIEDSGVIDQLIGTLRPGAVGA; encoded by the coding sequence ATGGTTACCAAGAACTACCGGGACAGCTACACACGCAGCCTGGATACGCCCGAAGCATTCTGGCTGGAAGCTGCCGGGAAGATCTCGTGGACTACCCCGCCGCAGCATGCCCTCGATTCCAGCAGGGCACCGCTGTACGGCTGGTTCCCCGACGGCGTGCTCAACACGTCCTACAACGCGCTGGACCGGCACGTGGAGGAGGGGCGGGGCGGTCAGGATGCCCTGATCTACGACTCCGCCATGCTCGGCATGCAAAAGCGCTACACCTACGCCGAACTGACGGACCTCGTCGCCCGGTTCGCCGGGGTCCTGCGCCGCCAGGGCGTCGGCAAGGGCGACCGCGTCGTCATCTACATGCCGATGATCCCCGAGGCAGCCATCGCCATGCTCGCCACGGCCCGGCTCGGCGCCGTCCACTCCGTCGTCTTTGGCGGCTTCGCCCCCAAGGAACTCGCCGCCCGGATCCGCGACGCCGCCCCTGCCGCGGTGGTCACGGCCTCCGGCGGCATCGAGCCCTCGCGCCGGATCGAGTACCTCCCCGCCGTCAAGGAAGCCCTCGCCCTGGCCGGCACGCCCGACACTCCGGTCCTGGTCAAGGGCCGGGAAGGCTTCGCCTCCTCGGTGGCCGACCACGCCGGCTGGCTGGACTGGGAGGCCGAGATGGCCACCGCCGCGCCGGCCGCCCCGGTTGACGTCAAGGCCACTGACCCGCTGTACATTCTCTACACCTCGGGAACCACCGGCGCGCCCAAGGGCGTCGTGCGGGACAACGGCGGCCATGCCGTGGCCCTCAGCTGGACCCTTGAGAACATCTACGACATCGGCCCCGGCGACGTGATGTGGACGGCGTCCGACGTCGGCTGGGTGGTGGGGCACTCCTACATCGTCTACGGCCCGCTGCTGGCCGGCGCCACGACCGTCATCTACGAAGGCAAGCCCGTGGGCACGCCCGACGCCGGCGCGTTCTGGCGGGTCATCCAGGACCACAAGGTCAACGTGCTGTTCACCGCGCCCACCGCCCTGCGGGCCATCCGGAAGGCCGACCCCGAGGCCGCACTGCTCGGGCAGTACGACATTTCCAGCCTGCGCACCCTGTTTGCCGCCGGTGAACGGCTGGACACGGACACCTTCCACTGGGCCTCCCGGATCCTGGGAGTCCCCGTGGTGGACCACTGGTGGCAGACCGAAACCGGCTGGGCCATCTGCGCCAACCCGCGGGGGCTGGACGGGCTGCCGATCAAGGCGGGCTCGCCCAGTGTGCCGATGCCCGGCTTCAAGCTGAACATCGTCGACGGATCAGGCGACGACGTCGAGGCCGGGACCGAAGGCAACATCGTCCTGGCGCTGCCGCTGCCGCCGGGCACGCTGACAACGCTCTGGGGCGACGACGAGCGCTACATATCCTCCTACCTCCAGGCGTTCGAGGGCTACTACGCCACCGGCGACTCCGGCTACCGGGACGAGGACGGCTACCTCTTCGTCATGGGCCGCACCGACGACATCATCAACGTCGCCGGCCACCGGCTCTCCACCGGCGCCATGGAACAGGTGATCGGCCAGCACCCGGCCGTGGCCGAGTGCGCCGTGATCGGACTCGCGGACCCGTTGAAGGGCCAGCGACCCAGCGGCTACGTGGTGCTGAAATCCGGGGTCGATGTGCCCGAGGAGATCCTGGTCAAGGACCTGATCGCCCTGGTCCGGCGCGACATCGGCGCCGTCGCGGACTTCAAGCACGTCACCGTGGTGGAGGCCCTGCCCAAGACCCGATCCGGGAAGATCCTGCGCAAGACCATGCGCCAGATTGCCGACGGCGAGGACTACGTGGTGCCCTCGACGATTGAGGACTCCGGCGTAATCGATCAGCTCATCGGGACCTTGCGGCCCGGGGCGGTCGGGGCCTAA
- a CDS encoding MmgE/PrpD family protein, translating to MVKEHHVRVYKSEENLPREDQLAFKIAKVAADPVAVSDEVTDMVINRVIDNASVAIASLNRAPIVAARAQALTHGPTTGGKGSKVFGIEDRAAPEWAAWANGVAVRELDYHDTFLAAEYSHPGDNIPPILAVAQHVGSTGQDLIRGIATGYEIQVNLVKAICLHKHKIDHVAHLGPSAAAGIGTLLGLDVETIFQSIGQALHTTTATRQSRKGEISTWKAHAPAFAGKMAVESADRAMRGQTSPVPIYEGEDGVIAWMLDGPDASYTVPLPTPGETKRAIMDTYTKEHSAEYQAQAWIDLARKLHGEHPEVTDPANVESVLIKTSHHTHYVIGSGANDPQKYSPTASRETLDHSIPYIFTVALQDGAWHHVDSYAPERAARPDTVDLWHKVTTVEDPEWTRRYHSLDIAEKAFGGTVVITLKDGTVITDEIAVADAHPLGARPFAREQYVNKFRTLAAGLVAEEEIDRFLAAAARLPELAAGELDQLNIKAADGVIDLAAAPKGLF from the coding sequence ATGGTCAAGGAACACCACGTCCGCGTTTACAAGAGCGAGGAAAACCTGCCCCGCGAGGACCAGCTCGCCTTCAAGATTGCCAAGGTGGCCGCGGACCCCGTTGCCGTCTCCGACGAGGTCACCGACATGGTGATCAACCGGGTCATCGACAACGCCTCGGTGGCGATTGCCTCGCTGAACCGCGCGCCGATCGTCGCGGCCCGCGCCCAGGCGCTGACCCACGGCCCCACCACGGGCGGCAAGGGCTCCAAGGTCTTCGGCATCGAAGATCGTGCGGCGCCCGAATGGGCGGCCTGGGCCAACGGCGTCGCCGTCCGTGAACTGGACTACCACGACACGTTCCTCGCCGCGGAATACTCCCACCCGGGCGACAACATCCCGCCGATCCTCGCCGTCGCCCAGCACGTGGGCTCCACCGGCCAGGACCTGATCCGCGGCATCGCCACCGGCTACGAGATCCAGGTCAACCTGGTCAAGGCCATCTGCCTGCACAAGCACAAGATCGACCACGTCGCACACCTCGGCCCGTCCGCCGCCGCCGGCATTGGCACCCTGCTGGGACTCGACGTCGAGACGATCTTCCAGTCCATCGGCCAGGCCCTGCACACCACCACCGCAACCCGGCAGTCCCGTAAGGGTGAGATCTCCACCTGGAAGGCCCACGCCCCGGCGTTCGCCGGCAAGATGGCTGTGGAGTCCGCGGACCGCGCCATGCGCGGCCAGACCTCCCCCGTGCCGATCTACGAAGGCGAAGACGGTGTGATCGCGTGGATGCTGGACGGCCCCGACGCCTCCTACACCGTGCCGCTGCCGACGCCCGGCGAAACCAAGCGCGCCATCATGGACACCTACACCAAGGAGCACTCGGCCGAGTACCAGGCCCAGGCGTGGATCGACCTGGCGCGCAAGCTCCACGGCGAGCACCCGGAGGTCACCGACCCGGCCAACGTGGAGTCCGTGCTGATCAAGACGAGCCACCACACGCACTACGTGATCGGCTCCGGCGCCAACGATCCGCAGAAGTACAGCCCCACGGCGAGCCGCGAAACGCTGGACCACTCCATCCCGTACATCTTCACGGTCGCCCTGCAGGACGGCGCCTGGCACCACGTCGATTCCTACGCCCCGGAGCGCGCCGCGCGCCCGGACACCGTGGACCTGTGGCACAAGGTCACCACCGTCGAGGATCCGGAATGGACCCGCCGCTACCACTCCCTCGACATCGCCGAGAAGGCCTTCGGCGGCACGGTCGTCATCACGCTCAAGGACGGCACCGTCATCACTGACGAGATCGCCGTCGCCGACGCCCACCCGCTGGGCGCCCGGCCGTTCGCGCGGGAACAGTACGTCAACAAGTTCCGCACCCTCGCCGCCGGCCTCGTGGCCGAAGAGGAAATCGACCGCTTCCTGGCCGCCGCGGCCCGCCTGCCCGAGCTGGCCGCCGGGGAACTGGACCAGCTCAACATCAAGGCCGCCGACGGCGTGATCGATCTGGCCGCCGCACCGAAGGGACTCTTCTAA
- the prpB gene encoding methylisocitrate lyase, which produces MLYSKVTPEQKRIRFRELLASGTIQQFPGAFNPLSARLIEEKGFAGVYISGAVLANDLGLPDIGLTTLTEVATRAGQIARMTDLPSIVDADTGFGEPMNVARSVQELENAGLAGLHIEDQFNPKRCGHLDGKNVVDLDTATKRIRAAADARRDPNFLIMARTDIRATDGLKATQDRAKALVEAGADAIFPEAMKDLSEFQAIRDAVDVPILANMTEFGQSALFTVEQLAGVGVNMIIYPVTLLRSAMGAAERTLESIKADGTQEAQVGNMLTRARLYDLVDYEAYNSFDTGVFNFQIPGQ; this is translated from the coding sequence ATGCTGTATTCGAAGGTCACGCCGGAGCAGAAGCGGATCCGCTTCCGCGAACTCCTGGCATCCGGCACGATCCAGCAGTTCCCGGGCGCGTTCAACCCGCTCTCTGCCCGGCTGATCGAGGAGAAGGGCTTCGCCGGGGTCTACATCTCCGGCGCCGTCCTGGCCAATGACCTCGGATTGCCGGACATCGGGCTGACCACCCTCACCGAGGTGGCCACCCGCGCCGGGCAGATCGCCCGGATGACGGACCTGCCCAGCATCGTCGACGCCGACACCGGCTTCGGCGAGCCGATGAACGTCGCCCGTTCGGTCCAGGAACTCGAGAACGCCGGCCTCGCCGGCCTCCACATCGAGGACCAGTTCAACCCGAAACGCTGCGGCCACCTCGACGGCAAGAACGTCGTGGACCTGGACACCGCCACCAAGCGCATCCGGGCCGCGGCCGATGCCCGGCGGGATCCTAACTTCCTGATCATGGCGCGGACGGATATCCGTGCCACCGATGGCCTCAAGGCCACCCAGGACCGCGCCAAAGCGCTGGTCGAGGCCGGGGCTGACGCCATCTTCCCGGAGGCCATGAAGGACCTCAGCGAGTTCCAGGCGATCCGCGACGCCGTCGACGTGCCGATCCTGGCCAACATGACCGAGTTCGGCCAGAGTGCGCTGTTCACGGTGGAACAGCTCGCCGGCGTCGGGGTCAACATGATCATCTACCCGGTGACGCTGCTCCGTAGTGCCATGGGCGCTGCGGAGCGTACGCTGGAATCGATTAAGGCTGACGGTACCCAGGAGGCCCAGGTCGGGAACATGCTGACCCGGGCGCGTTTGTATGACCTCGTCGACTACGAGGCCTACAACAGCTTCGATACCGGGGTTTTCAATTTCCAGATCCCGGGTCAGTAA
- a CDS encoding bifunctional 2-methylcitrate synthase/citrate synthase gives MAEQEIKKGLAGVVVDYTAVSKVNPDTNSLLYRGYPVQELAAKCSFEEVAYLLWNGELPTPEQLAEFTARERAGRALDPVVKQVIDALPTTSHPMDVCRTAASVMGARHPLAEDSSREANMAKAADLFAAMPAVVSYDQRRRHGQELVEPRGDLDYSANFLWMAFGEEPVQEVVEAFNVSMILYAEHSFNASTFTARVITSTLSDLHSAVTGAIGALKGPLHGGANEAVMHTFDEIGIRPEESLDEAATRAKAWMEDALAQKKKVMGFGHRVYKHGDSRVPTMKAALDKMIAHYGRPELLGLYNGLESAMDEAKAIKPNLDYPAGPTYHLMGFDTPTFTPLFVASRITGWTAHIMEQLDSNSLIRPLSAYNGVEERHLA, from the coding sequence ATGGCTGAACAAGAGATCAAAAAGGGCCTCGCCGGCGTCGTGGTGGATTACACCGCGGTCTCCAAGGTGAACCCGGACACCAATTCACTGCTCTACCGCGGGTATCCCGTGCAGGAGCTGGCCGCCAAGTGCAGCTTCGAGGAAGTCGCCTACCTGCTCTGGAACGGCGAGCTGCCCACGCCGGAGCAACTGGCGGAGTTCACGGCCCGCGAACGCGCCGGCCGGGCGCTGGACCCGGTCGTCAAGCAGGTCATCGATGCGCTGCCGACCACCTCGCACCCGATGGATGTCTGCCGCACGGCAGCTTCAGTCATGGGCGCCCGGCATCCGCTCGCTGAGGATTCCTCCCGCGAGGCCAACATGGCCAAGGCCGCGGATCTGTTCGCTGCGATGCCGGCGGTGGTGTCCTACGACCAGCGCCGCCGCCACGGCCAGGAGCTGGTGGAGCCCCGCGGGGACCTGGACTACTCGGCCAACTTCCTCTGGATGGCCTTCGGCGAGGAGCCGGTCCAGGAAGTCGTCGAGGCCTTCAACGTCTCGATGATCCTGTACGCCGAACACTCCTTCAACGCCTCGACGTTCACGGCCCGCGTGATCACCTCGACCCTCTCGGACCTGCATTCGGCCGTGACCGGGGCGATCGGCGCGCTCAAGGGCCCGCTGCACGGCGGCGCGAACGAGGCCGTGATGCACACCTTCGACGAGATCGGCATCCGTCCGGAGGAGTCGCTGGACGAGGCCGCCACCCGCGCGAAGGCGTGGATGGAGGATGCCCTGGCGCAGAAGAAGAAGGTCATGGGCTTCGGCCACCGGGTCTACAAGCACGGAGACTCCCGGGTGCCCACCATGAAGGCCGCCCTGGACAAGATGATCGCGCACTACGGCCGGCCGGAGCTGCTGGGGCTATACAACGGTCTGGAGTCGGCGATGGACGAGGCCAAGGCGATCAAGCCAAACCTCGACTACCCGGCCGGACCCACATACCACCTCATGGGCTTCGACACCCCGACCTTCACTCCCCTGTTCGTCGCCAGCCGCATCACCGGCTGGACCGCGCACATCATGGAGCAGCTGGACTCGAACTCCCTGATCCGCCCCTTGAGCGCCTACAACGGCGTGGAGGAACGGCACCTGGCGTAG
- a CDS encoding 8-oxo-dGTP diphosphatase, with protein sequence MASTPVTLCFLLREAGSGTEVLLGLKRTGFGTGKIVGVGGHVEVGESDAEAVVREVWEEAGVIVRQEDLAHAGVVEFIFPARTEWNMSCRLFTVRQWEGEPAESPEITPEWFDVQALPLHRMWQDAEHWLPPALAGETIDVVVVLNEDNETVASVRYPAQPG encoded by the coding sequence ATGGCTTCCACTCCTGTCACACTGTGTTTCCTGCTCCGCGAAGCGGGCTCCGGCACCGAGGTGCTGCTGGGGCTGAAAAGGACCGGGTTCGGCACGGGCAAGATCGTGGGGGTCGGCGGCCACGTCGAAGTGGGGGAGAGCGACGCCGAGGCCGTGGTCCGCGAAGTCTGGGAAGAGGCCGGAGTCATCGTCCGCCAGGAGGATCTGGCGCACGCCGGCGTCGTCGAGTTCATCTTTCCCGCCCGGACCGAGTGGAACATGTCGTGCAGGCTGTTCACTGTCCGGCAGTGGGAAGGCGAACCCGCCGAGAGTCCGGAGATCACGCCCGAATGGTTCGACGTCCAAGCGCTGCCGCTGCACCGCATGTGGCAGGATGCGGAGCACTGGCTGCCTCCCGCGCTGGCAGGTGAAACGATCGACGTCGTCGTGGTCCTGAACGAGGACAACGAAACGGTGGCTTCGGTCCGGTATCCCGCCCAGCCGGGGTGA
- a CDS encoding RNA polymerase sigma factor: protein MLAAKEQAFIDLHTQHSARVYRYIACRISERHRAEELAADVFRIAWEKQVPEPPGIGWLLASARHVIGNEYRGRRRAQELVERLKDEARSQVPGSNTEERAAVVEVLVRLRERDREVLMLSYWDELTSAEPAQTLGCSPSAAAVRLHRARRAFANAAPPHLMTERKDYPWTASNSS, encoded by the coding sequence ATGTTGGCTGCCAAAGAGCAGGCGTTCATTGACCTGCACACTCAGCATTCCGCGCGGGTATACCGCTACATTGCCTGCCGTATCAGTGAACGGCACCGTGCCGAGGAACTTGCTGCGGACGTCTTCAGAATTGCCTGGGAAAAGCAGGTGCCGGAGCCGCCCGGCATCGGCTGGCTGCTGGCGTCCGCGCGGCACGTGATCGGCAATGAGTACAGGGGACGACGCCGCGCCCAGGAACTTGTCGAACGGCTGAAGGATGAGGCCCGCAGCCAGGTCCCCGGGTCAAACACAGAAGAGCGGGCCGCCGTGGTGGAGGTGCTGGTGCGGCTCAGGGAGCGGGACCGCGAGGTCCTGATGCTCAGCTACTGGGACGAACTGACCTCCGCAGAACCAGCCCAGACCCTGGGGTGTTCCCCTTCGGCCGCTGCGGTCCGTCTGCACCGGGCACGGCGGGCCTTCGCGAATGCAGCGCCCCCACATCTCATGACCGAACGGAAGGACTATCCATGGACCGCATCGAACAGCTCATGA
- a CDS encoding bleomycin resistance protein codes for MNSAAKTAASVSPGLVPELLITDLTTSLNFWVTLCGFEILYDRPAEGFAYLHSGKAHVMLEQIGVGRNWIPGTLQRPLGRGVNFQIAVPAVEPLVERIIAASWPLFMAPEDKWYQTGGTMVGVSQFLVQDPDGYLIRFSSRLGHVPPVRAEQPCPDPAGER; via the coding sequence GTGAACTCCGCAGCAAAGACGGCAGCATCGGTTTCTCCCGGCCTCGTCCCCGAACTTCTGATCACCGACCTCACCACTAGCCTCAACTTCTGGGTCACGCTCTGCGGATTCGAGATTCTCTACGACCGCCCGGCAGAGGGTTTCGCGTATCTTCACTCGGGCAAGGCACATGTCATGCTCGAGCAAATCGGCGTCGGGAGAAATTGGATCCCCGGCACCCTTCAGCGTCCGCTCGGCCGCGGGGTGAATTTTCAGATCGCTGTGCCTGCGGTAGAGCCCTTGGTGGAACGCATCATCGCCGCTTCCTGGCCGCTGTTCATGGCCCCCGAAGACAAGTGGTACCAAACAGGCGGGACGATGGTTGGTGTTTCACAGTTCCTGGTTCAAGACCCCGACGGGTACCTCATTCGATTCTCCTCACGGCTAGGGCACGTCCCACCGGTCCGGGCGGAACAGCCCTGCCCGGACCCAGCAGGAGAACGCTGA
- a CDS encoding HNH endonuclease signature motif containing protein has product MESTDWSADGREALAGVGVLTVALDSVTGAGADGGGPSGAGDGRDAGPLADDPLRDLADDCLDGLAEVARWEARAAALKVRLGATYLRATDAMAAPAMAPHDAKCQEMAVTAEVACVLTVGERAAGAFLSDCQALTTALPLTLAALAAGRISWAHARIIVDETSGLDPDGAAGLEAHFLDSDAPDPARGCPAGELVPSRFRAKARTWRERHHRDSIETRHTKSAADRRVEYRPDSDGMAWFSAYLPADTAAGIWDRTTAAARALQGPDEVRTLTQLRADIAATWLLTSGLADGEVAGGGTGTGAGGGVPSPRAQVLVTVPVLSLLGAGEEPAVLDGYGPIPPSMARRLIAEGADSFYRVLVDPRDGAPLEIGRSSYRVPKAVRQWLRLRDGKCPFPGCNNQSLDNDADHLLAWADGGTTGISNLGQPCRKHHGLKHSSAWTPAGASKDAPPGWTSPSGRHYPSEQQDWEPPHWPDRLQAMVTLLAEGVPEDPGPDPEQELPPDPFPDWHLFTAGHPWPPPRHG; this is encoded by the coding sequence ATGGAAAGCACGGACTGGAGTGCGGATGGCAGGGAGGCCCTGGCGGGCGTCGGGGTGTTGACTGTGGCGCTGGATTCCGTCACCGGGGCCGGCGCTGACGGCGGTGGTCCGTCCGGGGCCGGCGACGGCCGGGATGCTGGTCCGTTGGCGGACGATCCGTTGCGGGATCTTGCCGATGATTGCCTGGACGGCCTGGCCGAGGTCGCCCGGTGGGAGGCGCGGGCCGCGGCGTTGAAGGTGCGGCTGGGCGCGACCTATCTGCGGGCCACCGATGCCATGGCGGCACCGGCGATGGCACCGCACGACGCCAAGTGCCAGGAGATGGCGGTGACGGCTGAGGTCGCGTGTGTCCTGACCGTGGGCGAACGGGCCGCAGGGGCCTTCCTGTCCGACTGCCAGGCCCTCACGACGGCGTTGCCGCTGACCCTGGCCGCGCTGGCGGCCGGGAGGATTTCCTGGGCGCATGCCCGGATCATCGTCGACGAAACCTCCGGCCTGGACCCGGACGGGGCGGCCGGGCTGGAAGCGCACTTCCTGGACTCTGACGCACCGGACCCGGCCCGTGGCTGCCCGGCCGGGGAACTGGTTCCGTCCCGGTTCCGGGCCAAGGCCCGCACCTGGCGGGAACGCCACCACCGGGACAGCATCGAAACACGCCACACCAAGAGCGCTGCGGACCGGCGGGTCGAGTACCGCCCGGACTCCGACGGGATGGCCTGGTTCTCCGCGTACCTGCCGGCCGATACCGCGGCGGGGATCTGGGACCGGACCACCGCCGCCGCCCGCGCCCTCCAGGGCCCGGACGAGGTGCGGACCCTCACCCAGCTCCGCGCCGACATCGCCGCGACCTGGCTGCTCACCAGCGGACTCGCCGACGGCGAAGTGGCGGGCGGCGGGACCGGCACGGGCGCGGGCGGGGGTGTGCCGTCGCCGCGGGCGCAGGTCCTGGTCACCGTTCCGGTCCTGTCGCTGCTCGGCGCGGGTGAGGAACCGGCGGTCCTGGACGGGTACGGGCCGATCCCGCCCTCGATGGCCCGCCGCCTCATCGCCGAAGGCGCGGATTCCTTCTACCGGGTCCTGGTGGACCCGCGGGACGGGGCGCCGCTGGAAATCGGCCGGTCCAGCTACCGGGTGCCGAAGGCAGTGCGGCAGTGGCTGCGGCTCCGCGACGGGAAGTGCCCCTTCCCGGGCTGCAACAACCAGTCCCTGGACAACGACGCCGACCATCTCCTGGCCTGGGCCGACGGAGGCACTACCGGGATCAGCAACCTCGGCCAGCCCTGCCGCAAACACCACGGCCTGAAACACAGCTCGGCCTGGACACCGGCCGGAGCCAGCAAAGACGCACCGCCCGGCTGGACCTCACCATCCGGAAGGCACTACCCCAGCGAACAGCAGGACTGGGAACCACCCCACTGGCCGGACCGCCTCCAGGCCATGGTGACACTCCTTGCCGAAGGCGTACCCGAGGACCCTGGCCCTGATCCCGAACAGGAACTGCCGCCGGACCCGTTCCCGGACTGGCACCTGTTCACGGCCGGGCACCCATGGCCCCCCCCAAGACACGGATGA
- the xerD gene encoding site-specific tyrosine recombinase XerD, translating into MTEPLTAEPPAPAHPVPPAPAKAAPAEAPARPLTAIDRAMTDYLQHMGVERGLAANTLSAYRRDLVRYARHLAQTGRQRPAEITRHDVTGFVQALSDGSDGGSALGIRSAARTVVAVRGLHKFWALEGVTPTDPASDVHPPMPGKRLPKAISVDEVTRILEAVGTDTATGLRDRALLEFLYSTGARISEAMGLDVDDISLHTPEQDRRSDAGPAIVRLFGKGSKERLVPLGSFGARALDAYLVRGRPLLSAKGKGTPALFLNARGGRISRQSAWTILKTAAEKANITKDVSPHTLRHSFATHLLEGGADVRVVQELLGHASVTTTQVYTLVTADTLREIYAAAHPRALG; encoded by the coding sequence ATGACGGAACCGCTGACTGCCGAGCCGCCCGCTCCTGCGCATCCCGTGCCTCCAGCCCCGGCGAAGGCAGCCCCCGCAGAGGCCCCTGCCCGGCCGCTCACAGCGATCGACCGGGCCATGACGGACTACCTGCAGCACATGGGGGTGGAACGGGGGCTCGCGGCCAACACCCTCTCCGCGTACCGGCGGGACCTCGTTCGTTACGCGCGGCACCTCGCCCAGACGGGCCGCCAGCGCCCCGCCGAGATCACCCGGCATGACGTCACCGGCTTCGTCCAGGCCCTCTCCGACGGGTCCGACGGCGGCTCGGCCCTGGGCATCCGCTCGGCGGCGCGGACCGTGGTCGCCGTGCGCGGGCTCCACAAGTTCTGGGCACTTGAGGGCGTCACCCCCACCGACCCGGCCAGCGACGTTCACCCGCCCATGCCCGGCAAACGCCTGCCCAAGGCCATCAGCGTCGACGAGGTCACGCGGATCCTGGAAGCGGTCGGCACCGACACCGCCACCGGCCTGCGGGACAGGGCACTGCTGGAGTTCCTCTATTCCACCGGCGCCCGCATCAGCGAAGCCATGGGCCTCGACGTCGACGACATTTCGCTCCATACGCCAGAGCAGGACCGACGGTCCGACGCCGGGCCAGCGATCGTCCGGCTGTTCGGCAAGGGTTCCAAGGAACGGCTGGTCCCGCTGGGATCGTTCGGTGCCCGCGCCCTCGACGCCTACCTCGTCCGCGGCCGGCCGCTTTTGTCCGCCAAGGGCAAGGGGACCCCGGCGCTGTTCCTGAACGCCCGCGGCGGACGGATCAGCCGGCAGAGCGCCTGGACCATCCTCAAGACGGCCGCAGAGAAAGCCAACATCACCAAGGACGTCTCGCCGCACACTCTGCGGCACTCCTTCGCCACGCACCTGCTCGAGGGAGGGGCCGACGTCCGGGTGGTCCAGGAACTGCTGGGCCATGCGTCTGTGACCACTACGCAGGTCTACACCCTGGTCACGGCGGACACCCTGCGGGAGATCTACGCCGCCGCGCATCCCCGGGCGCTGGGCTAG